The Toxorhynchites rutilus septentrionalis strain SRP chromosome 3, ASM2978413v1, whole genome shotgun sequence genome includes a region encoding these proteins:
- the LOC129776941 gene encoding trypsin 3A1-like — protein sequence MIIGVALICWIQLTGTGGSILPKTKPGMSGSRIVGGIPVNITAYPYQVSLQRGRHFCGGSVVNERWILTAAHCTKGITDPITLKVRAGSTEVQMGGVLAQVQNIYFHPKQNSWNDYDFSLLELKESLQLSDHIKPIPLPSEGDTFADGTICVVSGWGNTHNENESSLSLRAASVPLYNQEMCSSVYKDYGGVTKSMICAGFEEGGKDSCQGDSGGPLACDGVLVGVVSWGKGCAVAGYPGVYGRVTSAVNWIAETMNEVVHRDV from the exons ATGATTATTGGAGTGGCTTTGATATGTTGGATTCAACTGACGGGCACAGGCGGGTCGATTCTTCCCAAGACAAAGCCAGGTATGTCGGGTTCGCGAATTGTCGGAGGAATTCCAGTCAACATAACCGCGTACCCGTACCAGGTATCGCTGCAAAGGGGCCGGCATTTCTGCGGGGGCTCAGTCGTGAATGAACGATGGATTCTAACGGCTGCCCACTGTACCAA AGGTATTACAGACCCAATAACGCTGAAGGTTCGCGCCGGATCAACCGAGGTACAAATGGGAGGAGTGCTTGCCCAGGTGCAGAATATCTATTTTCACCCGAAGCAGAACTCATGGAACGATTACGATTTTTCACTACTGGAACTGAAGGAATCGTTGCAGCTGAGCGATCATATCAAGCCCATACCATTGCCTTCGGAGGGGGACACCTTCGCTGATGGTACGATTTGTGTTGTATCCGGGTGGGGTAATACGCACAATGAGAACGAGTCCTCGCTTAGCTTGAGGGCAGCTTCTGTTCCGTTGTACAATCAGGAAATGTGTAGTAGCGTTTATAAAGATTACGGTGGCGTTACGAAGAGTATGATTTGTGCCGGATTTGAAGAGGGAGGGAAAGATTCGTGTCAG ggCGATTCTGGTGGACCTTTGGCCTGTGATGGAGTTTTGGTCGGCGTGGTGTCGTGGGGCAAAGGTTGCGCCGTGGCAGGCTACCCTGGGGTTTACGGCAGAGTTACTAGTGCAGTGAACTGGATCGCCGAAACTATGAATGAGGTGGTCCATCGGGACGTGTAG